The Pseudomonas sp. HOU2 DNA window GTCGGCCCGGTAAAACTTTTAGTTTAAGTTTTACTTGGGCGTAGTTGCTCCTTTCGGCAAATAATGGCCAAAATTGAATACAAGAGTGAATGCCTCACTCAAAGCAACTTTAAGAAGCGAAAAATTGATGTGATGTATAGGAATGAAAGTGGGCCGGAAACGGCGCCGTAACTTCCTTTTATCCCGTGGCAAGGCTCCTTCCGTAGGTTCCTGGTGCGGGGACTGCGCCGGCGGTGCGGTGCGTCGCCCGTTCTTCATGGGTTGGCCGTTTAAGAGTGCGGGTAAATTGGCGGGACGGCTATGACCGATTCGTCCGCAGCGAACTGCAATGCCAGGCTTATGGGCGCAGGGAGGTTAGAGCGAACAGGCGGATCCGCCACCGGGGTTTGCGGCAGACCGTAGAGGGGATTTGTAAGCGGGTTATTCGCCGGTCAGCTGCGAGGGCCTGAGACCGGCGTGGAGAACATCAGCGAGCGGCCTTGCGGTTTTGTCCGGCAGGGCTGGCGAGAAAGCGGGTAATGACCTCGACGCCACGGTTGAGGTGATGCGTGAGCAACTTCACCGACAGCTCGACGTCGCGCGCAATCACGGCCTGGAGCATCGCGCGGTGATCTTCCTGGGACAGTTTGCCCAGGCCCATGGCTTCGAGGTTGAAACGCAGAAAGCGCTCCTCCTCGTTGAGGCCGTCTTCGACCAGCCGCAGCAGACGCTTATTCGGTGCCTTGCTGTACAGGGCCATGTGGAACAGGCGATTGAGCCGACCGATTTCGCTGTAGTCGTGCTGGGTTTCGAGTTCTTCGATATAGCCGGCGGCGTGTGCATGATCGGCGCTGGTCAGCAACGGGATCGACTGGCGCATGGCCTCGGATTCGAGGAGGATCCGCAACTCGTAGGTTTCGGTGGCGTCGCCCTGAATCAGCGGCGCTACAACGGCGCCCTTGTGGGTGGTGACGCTCAGCAGTTCCTGCGCTTCGAGCTGGCGCAGAGCCTCGCGCACCGGCATGCGGCTGACCCCGAACAGGTCGGCCAGGTCCTGCTGGCGCAGGGCGGTGCCGCACGGCAAGCGACCGTCAAGGATCGCCGAGCGCAGGGTTTCTTCGATGATCGAGCGGGCAAGGTGTGCGGGAATCGGCCCATCGACTTTGATGCTGTGCAGCGGTTTGGGCTTCTGTGTCACAACTACTCACCCTGAATGACCACGGAATTTGGATCCAAAGACACTAGTGATTGCTCTACAGGTTGTCAAACCATGTAAAGGATTGCGGTCCTGAATGAAGTTTAGCGCGATGGCGATGATCTCATGGTGCCATTGTTTTTTGCCGGGCTAAGCTTCACCATCAAACGCTTTCCTTCCTGCCCCCTGGAAACCTGCTGTGGCGGTACGTTTCGCGATCCCCCGGACTCTGCGCTGGCTAGGCTGCGCACTGTTGCTGGCCGGCTTCATGCTGGGCGGCCTGCATGCCGATTGGGATTTTTCCGCGATCAGCCGCAAGGCTACGGCGCTCTACGGCCCGTTGGGTGCCGGACAGCAGCGGATCGATGCCTGGCAGAACCTGCTGGCCACGCAGAAACAGGTCAGCGAGATGGAAAAGCTCAAAGTGGTGAACCTGTTTTTCAATAAGCAGGTGCGTTATGTAGAAGATATCGATCTGTGGGGGCAGGTCGATTATTGGGAGACGCCCATCGAAGCGTTGTGGAAAGGCGCCGGCGATTGCGAAGACTATGCGATCGCCAAGTATTTCAGCCTGCGTCATCTCGGGGTCTCCAGTGACAAGCTGCGCATCACCTACGTCAAGGCACTGCGCCAGAATCGCGCACACATGGTACTGACTTACTACGCCACCCCCGATGCCATGCCGCTGGTGCTCGACAGCCTGATCGATCCGATTCAGCCTGCGTCCCAGCGAACCGACTTGCTGCCCGTCTACTCTTTCAATGCTGAAGGTCTGTACCTGCCGGGAGCCAAGGGCAACAAGAAGGTCGGTGACACCAAACGCCTGTCGCGCTGGCAGGATGTGCTGAAGAAAATGCAGGCCGAAGGTTTTCCGGTCGAAACGACTAACTAGGAGCACGCGCTCAGATGTCTTTGTTCAAACAGCTGTTGATCGCTATCTGTCTGTTCCTGGTGGTCGCCTTCACCGGCAGCTTCATGGTCAGTCTGGAGAGCTCGCGCACCCAGTACGTCAACCAGCTGCGCTCCCATGCCCAGGACGCCGCCACGGCGCTGGCGTTGTCGCTGACGCCGAATATCGACGACCCGGCGATGGTCGAGCTGCTGGTCAGCTCGATTTTCGACAGCGGCTATTACGCGAGCATTCGCGTGGTCGATCTCAAGACTGACAAGACCATTGTCGAGCGCAGCGGGATTCCGGCGGTGAGCAATGTGCCCGACTGGTTCGTCAACCTGATCGGCCTGGAACCGGCCGGTGGCGATGCGCTGGTCAGCCGTGGCTGGGAGCAGGCGGCGCGGGTCGAGGTGGTCAGCCACCCGATGTTTGCCGTGGCCAAACTGTGGCAGAGCGCGTTGGGCAGCCTCGGCTGGCTGCTGCTGTGCGGCGCGGTCAGTGCA harbors:
- the lapG gene encoding cysteine protease LapG, whose translation is MAVRFAIPRTLRWLGCALLLAGFMLGGLHADWDFSAISRKATALYGPLGAGQQRIDAWQNLLATQKQVSEMEKLKVVNLFFNKQVRYVEDIDLWGQVDYWETPIEALWKGAGDCEDYAIAKYFSLRHLGVSSDKLRITYVKALRQNRAHMVLTYYATPDAMPLVLDSLIDPIQPASQRTDLLPVYSFNAEGLYLPGAKGNKKVGDTKRLSRWQDVLKKMQAEGFPVETTN
- a CDS encoding GntR family transcriptional regulator, which produces MTQKPKPLHSIKVDGPIPAHLARSIIEETLRSAILDGRLPCGTALRQQDLADLFGVSRMPVREALRQLEAQELLSVTTHKGAVVAPLIQGDATETYELRILLESEAMRQSIPLLTSADHAHAAGYIEELETQHDYSEIGRLNRLFHMALYSKAPNKRLLRLVEDGLNEEERFLRFNLEAMGLGKLSQEDHRAMLQAVIARDVELSVKLLTHHLNRGVEVITRFLASPAGQNRKAAR